One genomic segment of Pseudomonas fortuita includes these proteins:
- the pilO gene encoding type 4a pilus biogenesis protein PilO — translation MPALESLNSLILQERLHRIGPVGLAAAAVGLLVVGVVCAGVLPQWQSVRELRATEADASVQVERVKRGEVKIAVKPEQQALDSLRQQLPGQPQASELIERLYHLASAEHISLARGEYALGIDPKTQLARYQIVLPVRGSYPQIRGFLKSLLKQLPTVVLEDLELQRKRIGDSELNARLRMTLYLSRS, via the coding sequence ATGCCCGCCCTTGAATCACTGAACAGCCTTATCCTTCAGGAACGCCTCCACCGCATCGGCCCGGTTGGCCTGGCTGCCGCCGCCGTGGGCCTGCTGGTGGTGGGCGTGGTGTGCGCCGGGGTGCTGCCGCAGTGGCAAAGCGTGCGCGAACTGCGCGCCACCGAAGCGGACGCCAGCGTCCAGGTCGAGCGGGTCAAGCGTGGCGAGGTGAAGATCGCCGTCAAGCCCGAGCAGCAAGCCCTCGACAGCCTTCGCCAGCAACTGCCGGGGCAGCCCCAGGCCAGCGAGCTGATCGAGCGCCTGTACCACCTGGCCAGCGCCGAGCACATCAGCCTGGCGCGCGGTGAGTACGCCCTGGGCATTGATCCCAAGACCCAGCTGGCGCGCTACCAGATCGTGCTGCCGGTGCGCGGCAGCTACCCGCAGATTCGCGGCTTTCTCAAAAGCCTGCTGAAGCAGCTGCCGACCGTGGTGCTGGAAGACCTTGAGCTGCAACGCAAACGCATCGGCGACAGCGAGCTGAATGCCCGCCTGCGCATGACCCTTTACCTGTCGAGGTCATGA
- a CDS encoding CsgG/HfaB family protein — protein MKRLLSTLLILTALGLQSGCSLREPMSAEQDSETPTLTPRASTYYDLINMPRPKGRLMAVVYGFRDQTGQYKPTPASSFSTSVTQGAASMLMDALSASGWFVVLEREGLQNLLTERKIIRASQKKPDVAENIMGELPPLQAANLMLEGGIIAYDTNVRSGGEGARYLGIDISREYRVDQVTVNLRAVDVRTGQVLANVMTSKTIYSVGRSAGVFKFIEFKKLLEAEVGYTTNEPAQLCVLSAIESAVGHLLAQGIERRLWQVAGDAGQGNATVDKFLSQNQQP, from the coding sequence ATGAAACGTCTGCTGAGCACGCTGCTGATCCTCACCGCCCTGGGCCTGCAAAGTGGTTGCAGCCTGCGCGAACCTATGTCGGCCGAACAGGACTCGGAAACCCCGACCCTGACCCCACGCGCCTCGACTTACTACGACCTGATCAACATGCCACGGCCCAAAGGCCGGCTGATGGCAGTGGTGTATGGCTTCCGTGACCAGACCGGGCAGTACAAACCCACCCCGGCCAGTTCGTTCTCCACCAGTGTCACTCAGGGTGCAGCCAGCATGCTGATGGATGCCTTGAGTGCCAGTGGCTGGTTCGTGGTGCTGGAGCGTGAAGGGCTGCAGAACCTGCTGACCGAGCGCAAGATCATCCGTGCTTCGCAGAAAAAGCCGGATGTAGCGGAAAACATCATGGGCGAACTGCCACCGCTGCAGGCCGCCAACCTTATGCTGGAGGGCGGCATCATCGCCTACGACACCAACGTGCGCAGCGGCGGCGAAGGCGCCCGCTACCTGGGGATAGACATTTCCCGCGAGTACCGGGTGGACCAGGTGACCGTGAACCTGCGCGCGGTGGATGTGCGCACCGGGCAGGTGCTGGCCAACGTGATGACCAGCAAGACCATCTATTCGGTCGGCCGCAGCGCCGGGGTGTTCAAGTTCATCGAGTTCAAGAAGCTGCTGGAAGCTGAGGTGGGCTATACCACCAACGAACCGGCACAGCTGTGCGTGCTGTCGGCGATTGAATCGGCGGTGGGGCACTTGCTGGCGCAAGGGATTGAACGGCGGCTGTGGCAGGTGGCGGGGGATGCGGGGCAGGGCAACGCTACGGTGGACAAGTTTCTGAGCCAGAATCAGCAGCCTTGA
- a CDS encoding curli assembly protein CsgF yields the protein MNHRIPRCIAACLLASACAAQATELVYTPVNPAFGGNPLNGTWLLNNAQAQNDYDDPDLKDRASAFTGTTALERFSNQLESRMLSQLLDNISNGSTGSMATDAFLIDVIDDSGALSIKVTDRATGEISIIEVSGLNP from the coding sequence ATGAACCACCGCATTCCACGTTGCATTGCCGCCTGCCTGCTGGCCAGCGCTTGCGCTGCCCAGGCCACCGAGCTGGTGTACACCCCGGTCAACCCGGCCTTTGGCGGCAACCCGTTGAACGGCACCTGGCTGCTGAACAACGCCCAGGCGCAGAACGACTACGACGACCCCGACCTCAAGGACCGTGCCTCGGCCTTTACCGGCACCACGGCCCTGGAGCGCTTCAGCAACCAGCTGGAGTCGCGGATGTTGTCGCAGTTGCTGGACAACATCAGTAACGGCAGCACCGGCAGCATGGCGACCGACGCGTTTCTCATCGACGTCATCGACGATTCCGGGGCCTTGAGCATCAAGGTCACCGATCGTGCCACAGGCGAGATTTCGATCATTGAGGTCAGCGGCCTGAACCCCTGA
- the csgE gene encoding curli production assembly/transport protein CsgE, producing MSRLAALCLSLLLMAGLATSAKAGVEDEMQGFIVDNTISHIGHDFYYYFADRLRATSRLDFNLVVRERPDARWGSLVTVEFEREVMYRRFLPPNTTELKDEAVAAADLVKQQIIQRKLQRLLQDTTDLERDEL from the coding sequence ATGAGCCGCCTGGCTGCGTTATGCCTGAGCCTGCTGCTGATGGCGGGGCTGGCCACCTCGGCCAAGGCGGGTGTTGAAGACGAGATGCAGGGTTTTATCGTCGACAACACCATCTCGCACATCGGCCACGACTTTTACTACTACTTCGCCGACCGCCTGCGTGCCACCAGCCGCCTGGACTTCAACCTGGTGGTACGCGAACGCCCGGATGCCCGCTGGGGCAGCCTGGTCACCGTGGAGTTCGAGCGTGAGGTGATGTACCGCCGCTTTCTGCCACCGAACACCACCGAGCTCAAAGACGAGGCCGTGGCAGCCGCCGACCTGGTCAAGCAGCAAATCATTCAACGCAAGCTGCAACGCCTGCTACAGGACACCACCGACTTGGAGAGGGACGAGCTATGA
- a CDS encoding type II secretion system protein: MVASSLNGKADRGFTYLGVLLLIAVSSVALAATGTIWASAAQRDRERQLLWVGSQYAQALRSYYRASPGLAQYPQALADLLQDNRFPQAQRHIRRLYPDPITNSDEWGLLRSIDGRITGVHSRSDATPFKRSGFSAEWSGFEGLEHYSDWQFVAEQAFTDSAGGVQTHAGPGDTP; encoded by the coding sequence ATGGTAGCCTCTTCGCTGAATGGTAAGGCCGATCGCGGCTTCACCTACCTGGGTGTGCTGCTACTGATTGCGGTCAGCAGCGTGGCCCTGGCCGCCACTGGCACGATCTGGGCCAGCGCCGCCCAGCGTGATCGCGAGCGCCAGCTGCTGTGGGTGGGCAGCCAGTACGCCCAGGCCTTGCGCAGCTACTACCGTGCCTCGCCGGGCCTGGCCCAGTACCCGCAGGCGCTGGCCGACCTGCTGCAGGACAACCGCTTTCCGCAGGCCCAGCGGCACATTCGTCGGCTGTACCCCGACCCCATCACCAACAGCGACGAGTGGGGCCTGCTGCGCTCGATCGACGGCCGCATCACCGGGGTGCACAGCCGCTCGGACGCTACCCCGTTCAAGCGCAGTGGCTTCAGCGCCGAATGGAGTGGTTTTGAAGGGCTGGAGCACTACAGCGACTGGCAGTTCGTTGCCGAGCAGGCGTTTACCGACAGTGCAGGCGGCGTGCAGACCCATGCAGGCCCGGGAGATACGCCATGA
- a CDS encoding type II secretion system protein, translated as MKRSKGFTLIELLVVMAIIATLLTIAMPRYFNSLESSREATLRQSLAVLRESLDHYYGDTGHYPDSLEQLVEQRYLRNTPVDPITERSDAWQLVPPPEGAAGGVADIKSGATGRARDGSLFAEW; from the coding sequence ATGAAACGCAGCAAAGGCTTCACCCTGATCGAACTGCTGGTGGTCATGGCGATCATCGCCACGCTGCTGACCATTGCCATGCCGCGCTACTTCAACAGCCTGGAAAGCTCCCGCGAAGCCACCCTGCGCCAAAGCCTGGCGGTGCTGCGCGAGTCGCTTGACCACTACTACGGCGACACCGGCCACTACCCAGACTCGCTGGAGCAGTTGGTGGAGCAACGTTACCTGCGCAACACCCCGGTCGACCCGATCACCGAGCGCAGCGATGCCTGGCAGCTGGTGCCACCGCCCGAAGGCGCGGCCGGCGGCGTGGCGGATATCAAGAGCGGTGCCACAGGGAGGGCGCGTGATGGTAGCCTCTTCGCTGAATGGTAA
- a CDS encoding type II secretion system protein, whose translation MKARRHLQGFSLIEVVLTLALLGLLASMAAPLTETVVRRGKEQQLREALYQIRDAIDAYKRAFDAGYIEKRLDASGYPPNLQVLVDGVRDVRSAKGAKFYFLRRIPHDPLLAAKDEDQGGWGLRAYDSSPDSPREGEDVFDVYSRARGKGLNNIPYGQW comes from the coding sequence ATGAAAGCGCGCCGCCACCTGCAGGGTTTCAGCCTGATCGAAGTGGTGCTGACCCTGGCACTGCTCGGGCTGCTGGCCAGCATGGCCGCGCCGTTGACCGAAACCGTGGTCCGCCGTGGCAAGGAGCAGCAACTGCGCGAGGCGCTGTACCAGATACGCGATGCCATCGATGCCTACAAGCGGGCGTTCGATGCTGGCTACATCGAAAAGCGCCTGGACGCCAGTGGCTATCCGCCGAACCTGCAGGTACTGGTGGACGGTGTGCGCGATGTGCGCAGTGCCAAGGGCGCCAAGTTCTACTTTCTGCGGCGCATCCCGCATGACCCGCTGCTGGCGGCCAAGGATGAAGACCAAGGCGGCTGGGGCCTGCGCGCCTACGACAGCAGCCCCGACAGCCCGCGTGAAGGCGAAGACGTGTTCGACGTGTATTCCAGGGCCCGCGGCAAAGGCCTCAACAACATTCCCTACGGGCAATGGTGA
- a CDS encoding secretin N-terminal domain-containing protein → MKSSKLCKPAPFLLLALCVAIAGCGSSAVRNDSDQLMKEGQYEAGIARLEEALRDDPRDTELNIALAHSRQAAVEALLTQADADRIRHDFANARMGYGRVLTLEPNNRRAQEGTRQLELIRTLDERVALGQAALRQGDLFGAERYMREVLRLDPQNQKGIALRSDIENVQARTAQPFPQLRSKLDRPVTLEFRDANLKTIFEVLSQVAGINFIFDKDLRPDMKATIFVREVRIEDAVALLLEQNQLRQKIVNDNTLMVYPDSPQKTKDYQELVMRTFYLTSIDANTALNMVKTMLKTRDVFVDERLNTLTMRDTPDAVRMAEKLLQSQDQSNPEVVLEVEVMEVATSRILDLGLQWPNTFGVLTSDGKSVSVLDQLRGIDSSRISISPAPQAKINAQDKDINTLASPVIRVSNREQARIHIGQRVPIISATSVPSTQGPVITESVTYLDVGLKLEVQPTVHLNNEVAIKVALEVSNATPLEATRQGTIPVQVDTRNAQTTLRLHDGETQVLAGLVRNDHNASGNKIPGLGDIPGLGRLFGSNKDDMSKSELVLAITPRIVRNLPYQSPSDMEFSTGTESAMQVRQMAPLPPMEVPGNAPATDAPVVDSQMAVAPVNGSPRP, encoded by the coding sequence ATGAAGTCGTCAAAGCTGTGCAAGCCTGCTCCGTTCCTGCTTTTGGCGTTGTGCGTGGCCATTGCCGGCTGCGGCTCCAGCGCGGTACGCAATGACAGCGACCAGTTGATGAAGGAGGGCCAGTACGAAGCTGGCATTGCCCGGCTGGAAGAGGCCCTGCGCGATGACCCGCGTGACACCGAGCTGAACATCGCCCTGGCCCACAGCCGCCAGGCCGCCGTGGAGGCACTGCTGACCCAGGCCGATGCCGACCGCATCCGCCATGACTTTGCCAACGCCCGCATGGGCTATGGCCGGGTGCTGACCCTGGAGCCGAACAACCGCCGTGCCCAGGAAGGTACGCGCCAGCTGGAGCTGATCCGAACCCTGGACGAGCGCGTGGCCCTGGGCCAGGCAGCATTGCGCCAGGGCGACCTGTTCGGCGCCGAGCGCTACATGCGCGAAGTGCTGCGCCTGGACCCGCAGAACCAGAAGGGCATTGCCCTGCGCAGCGACATCGAGAACGTCCAGGCGCGCACCGCGCAGCCCTTTCCGCAGCTGCGCAGCAAGCTGGATCGGCCGGTTACCCTGGAATTTCGCGATGCCAACCTGAAGACCATTTTCGAAGTGCTGTCCCAGGTTGCCGGCATCAATTTCATCTTCGACAAAGACCTGCGCCCGGACATGAAGGCCACCATCTTCGTGCGTGAAGTGCGTATCGAGGACGCGGTGGCGCTGCTGCTGGAGCAAAACCAGTTGCGCCAGAAGATCGTCAATGACAACACCCTGATGGTCTACCCCGACTCGCCGCAGAAGACCAAGGACTACCAGGAACTGGTCATGCGCACCTTCTACCTGACCAGCATCGACGCCAACACCGCGTTGAACATGGTCAAGACCATGCTCAAGACCCGCGACGTGTTCGTGGACGAGCGCCTCAACACCCTGACCATGCGCGACACCCCCGATGCCGTGCGCATGGCCGAGAAGCTGCTGCAGTCGCAGGACCAGTCCAACCCCGAGGTGGTACTGGAGGTGGAGGTGATGGAAGTGGCTACCTCGCGCATCCTCGACCTTGGCCTGCAGTGGCCCAACACCTTCGGCGTGCTGACGTCCGACGGCAAGTCGGTGAGCGTGCTCGACCAGCTGCGCGGCATCGATTCCAGCCGCATCAGCATCTCGCCGGCACCACAGGCCAAGATCAACGCCCAGGACAAGGACATCAATACCCTGGCCAGCCCGGTGATCCGCGTCAGCAACCGTGAGCAGGCACGCATTCACATCGGCCAGCGCGTGCCGATCATCAGCGCCACGTCGGTGCCGTCCACCCAGGGCCCGGTGATTACCGAAAGTGTCACCTACCTGGACGTAGGCCTGAAGCTTGAAGTGCAGCCCACCGTGCACCTGAACAACGAAGTGGCGATCAAGGTGGCCCTGGAAGTCAGCAACGCCACCCCGCTGGAGGCTACCCGCCAGGGCACCATCCCGGTCCAGGTCGATACCCGCAACGCCCAGACCACCCTGCGCCTGCACGATGGCGAAACCCAGGTATTGGCCGGCCTCGTGCGCAACGACCACAACGCCAGCGGCAACAAGATCCCGGGGCTGGGAGATATCCCCGGCCTGGGCCGGCTGTTCGGCAGCAACAAGGACGACATGAGCAAGTCTGAGCTGGTGCTGGCGATCACCCCGCGCATCGTGCGCAACCTGCCGTACCAGAGCCCGTCGGACATGGAGTTTTCCACCGGTACCGAGTCGGCCATGCAGGTGCGCCAGATGGCACCGCTACCGCCGATGGAGGTGCCCGGCAATGCGCCGGCCACCGACGCGCCCGTGGTCGACAGCCAGATGGCGGTCGCCCCGGTCAACGGCAGCCCACGGCCATGA